Proteins encoded together in one Larus michahellis chromosome 4, bLarMic1.1, whole genome shotgun sequence window:
- the ALDH6A1 gene encoding methylmalonate-semialdehyde/malonate-semialdehyde dehydrogenase [acylating], mitochondrial encodes MAVAAVARGAWGGRRRVALRLPWRDGAPWIASAAASFSSSSVPTTKLFIDGKFVESKTTEWIDIHNPATNEVVGRVPKATASEMEAAVASCKKAFWNWSETSVLSRQQIFLRYQQLIKDNLKEISKLITFEQGKTLADAEGDVFRGLQVVEHACSVTSLILGETMPSITKDMDTYTYRLPLGVCAGIAPFNFPAMIPLWMFPMAMVCGNTFLMKPSERVPGALMFLAKLFQDAGAPDGTLNIIHGQHEAVNFICDHPEIRAISFVGSNQAGEYIYERGSRNGKRVQANMGAKNHGVVMPDANKENTLNQLVGAAFGAAGQRCMALSTAILVGEAQKWLPELVDRAKNLRVNAGDQPGADLGPLISPQAKERVCHLIEKGVKEGASLLLDGRNIKVKGYENGNFVGPTILAKVKPNMTCYKEEIFGPVLVVLEADTLDDAIELVNNNPYGNGTAIFTTNGATARKYSHLVDVGQVGVNVPIPVPLPMFSFTGSRASFRGDTNFYGKQGVQFYTQLKTIISQWKEEDATVTKPAVVMPTMGN; translated from the exons atggcggtggcggcggtggcgcgcGGCGcctggggcgggcggcggcgcgtggcgctgagg ctgcCGTGGAGAGACGGTGCCCCCTGGATCGCCTCAGCCGccgcctccttctcctcttcctcggTG CCAACAACCAAACTTTTCATTGATGGGAAGTTTGTTGAGTCCAAAACTACTGAATGGATTGATATCCACAACCCG gccACAAATGAAGTGGTTGGCCGTGTACCAAAAGCCACAGCCAGTGAGATGGAGGCAGCTGTGGCTTCTTGCAAAAAGGCTTTTTGGAACTGGTCAGAGACATCTGTTTTGAGTCGCCAGCAAATCTTCCTGCGTTATCAACAACTCATCAAAGACAATCTG aaagaaatttcaaAACTCATCACCTTTGAGCAAGGGAAGACCCTGGCTGATGCTGAGGGAGATGTGTTCCGAGGCCTCC AGGTGGTTGAACATGCTTGCAGTGTGACATCCCTCATACTGGGAGAGACCATGCCCTCCATCACTAAAGACATGGACACTTACACCTACCGTCTGCCTCTCGGCGTGTGCGCTGGGATTGCACCGTTCAATTTCCCTGCCATGATTCCTCTTTGGATGTTCCCCATGGCTATGGTGTGTGGAAACACCTTCTTGATGAAACCATCTGAGCGTGTACCAGGAGCACTCATGTTCCTTGCCAAGCTGTTTCAGGATGCTGGTGCCCCCGATGGGACCCTGAATATCATCCATGGACAGCATGAAG CTGTGAATTTCATTTGTGACCATCCGGAGATCAGAGCAATCAGCTTTGTGGGATCTAATCAGGCTGGCGAGTACATCTATGAGAGAGGATCCCGGAATGGCAAGAGAGTCCAGGCCAACATG GGAGCCAAGAACCATGGTGTGGTGATGCCTGATGCCAATAAAGAGAACACCTTGAACCAGCTGGTTGGAGCTGCTTTTGGAGCGGCTGGCCAACGTTGCATGGCCCTGTCTACAGCAATTCTAGTGGGAGAAGCTCAGAAATGGCTACCAGAGCTTGTGGACCGAGCCAAAAATCTCCGTGTAAATGCAG GAGACCAGCCCGGAGCAGATCTAGGGCCTCTAATCAGTCCCCAAGCTAAGGAACGGGTTTGCCATCTGATTGAGAAAGGAGTAAAAGAAGGTGCCAGCCTTCTTCTGGATGGACGTAATATCAAAGTGAAGGGCtatgaaaatggcaattttgttGGACCAACAATCCTTGCCAAGGTCAAG CCAAACATGACTTGCTACAAGGAGGAAATCTTTGGGCCTGTCTTAGTGGTTCTGGAAGCAGACACTTTGGATGATGCCATTGAGCTGGTGAACAATAACCCCTATGGAAATGGAACTGCAATCTTCACCACGAATGGAGCCACAGCTCGGAAATATTCTCACTTAGTAGATGTGGGTCAG GTGGGTGTCAACGTTCCAATCCCCGTACCTCTGCCCATGTTCTCTTTCACCGGCTCTCGTGCTTCGTTCAGAGGAGACACCAATTTCTATGGCAAGCAG gGAGTGCAGTTCTACACACAGCTGAAGACTATAATTTCTCAATGGAAGGAGGAAGATGCCACCGTTACCAAGCCTGCTGTGGTTATGCCAACTATGGGAAACTAA